The DNA region TAATTTCTGCTAATTGTTGCGTAAATTTCATTGTTTTCTACAAATCTTGTGTACACAATTTGAGCTAGACAAATCAAGTTTTGTTTTACATGTGATTTTTAATGAAGTTCATAATTGTTTTTTATTACAAGTTCATAAATACACATTAACTTGAGAGCGTTTTGTTGCCTTTTTGCCATTGAAATATTTAGTGAATTGTAGAATATCTATCGACAGAATTTGAATTATGactcaaataaataaaaacgaGATAAtagatttatttaaaaatttagttTAACATGCATACTTAATTTCATCCTTGGAGGAAATTTAAAGTTAGTatatagaatttttttaaaaacaaatttgattaaGACTTAACTTAAAATCCGAATAAACaacattttatattataatatgaCTTAAATATGCTTTTGGTCCCTGagattgtaaagggaatcaaattggGTTCCTGAAAATTGTTTCTTCAAAATTTAAtcccaaaaatatttttataatcaaattaagtcattttgctcaattttgacaaGTCAACGATGTAGTAGCAATCCAAGTGAGCTGAGGATGGTCACGCGGagtttttcacatcaatttttgTCCTTGAAAGAttctttaaaattatatttcagTCTATCTTCTTCCAccaccatcttcttcctcttccaccttcatcttcatccttcttcaTGATGAATTCTTATTCCTTGAAGCTTCCCCTCAGGTACCTCTTCTCACTACAAAAACCATTTACCAGCACACATGACTTCAATCCGGTACACATACCATTATCACCACACCCTCAAACCAAATAGAAGATTCTTACTCATCAGGTATGATATAAAAAGACAAACTCCTCTCCTTTAAACGCTCACGTTTGTAAAGAAACCCTCTACAGTGCATGAAATTTTAATGCTTAAGAATGAAAGtgctaataatataaataatcaaAAAGTGAATTGTTTATATTAAGTGGAATAATTATGAGTTTAAATTTActattaattgattttttttaatcgtTACTAAAGTTAAATTTAAtagtaatattttaaatttagatttctatattataatataatgtTTACATTccataaagaaataaaaagtctaaaattaatattatttgaatgaaaattaaatatgatttcactgaaaatcaaatataataggtagaaagtaatgttaaataatcattaaagaaaaaaatgtctaaaattaatatgatttgtctgaaaattaaatatgatttGACTGGAAATCAAATATAATAGTTAAAAACTAATATTAAaagtatatataataatataaaaaaatatgtttagatatatattaatatataaaataaaattaattaaaaacaaattaagTAAAATGTAAATTgtcaatgaaaataaaattattttaaaatggatTAAACTTTGTATAAAAGGTGATGCGACATCTTCAATTTTTTCATCTAGCTACAACCTTAGTCACAAATGGTGGTGTCAAGTGGTGAGAGTGGTGGGATAAACAACTTTGTTTCCTTAAACAAGATGCAACAACCAAAATACCCAACATCTCCACCTTCACTCTCCTCCTCTTCTAATCCTCCCGGCAACCCAGTGCCACAACCAATCCTTCCCTTGGAAATCGTGGAAGAAATTCTTTGCAGGCTTCCAGTGAAGCTCCTCTCACAACTCCGCTGTGTCTGCAAGTCCTGGAATTCGCTAATTTCTGATCCCAAGTTTGCCAAAAAGCACCTGCCCTACTCACATAAGGACTTCACTCACTTCCACCTCTTGCTAAACTTCATGAACCCTTCATACGAGAATTATCTCTTGGACTACTTTCTACCCTCTTCTTTCAATGATATAACCCCTGCCACCACATATCTCAGGTATCCTTTAATTAATCAAGAATATTTTCTTTCGATTGCTGGATCTTGCGACGGATTTCTCTATTCCACCATTGGTCGTTCCTTTATTGTATGGAACCCATCTATTAAGAAATCGAAGATGTTGCCATCGTTGGAAATTCCATCACTAGGTGGTATAAGTACAAAGATAAATCATGGGTTTGGTTACGATCATTTAAGTGATAGATACAATGTGGTTTCAATTTTTCACTATATATGTGATGGTGGTCGTCTTAGAAATCAAGTCCATGTCCATACTTTGGGTTCCGATTCCTGGAGAAGGATTGAGGATTTCCCTTATGTCCTTTTGTTAAATACATTTGGAATATTTGTGAGTGGCACGCTTAATTGGTTTGCGTTAGCCTCAAATGATTCATGGGCTATTGTTTCATTTCATTTGGGGAAGGAGTCTTATCAAGAAATTTCACAGCCTGATTATGGAGATGAAAGTTTAGTTACTAAAGACTTAACGGTACTAAGAGATTGCTTGTGCGTCGTTGCTGATAAGAAGACAGTTTCAGATATTTGGCTTATGAAAGAATATGGTATTCAAGAGTCTTGGACTAAATTGTTCAGGGTTACTTGTGAAGATCCTAAAACTCATCCACTTGTCAGGAACGATAGATTTCGATTCctggactacgtggattgcgaTTTGGTTTAGAGAAACTCAATTTTCTGTGTGATTTGCTTTGATTTTCAGTTTTTCGCTTGAAGTTCTTTGGTTCACTAACAACAATCGATGGAGACACGTCGTTGACGATGAGACGAAGATCAGGAGCGGCGGCGCGGTTCGCCTCCACGTCGTGTGAGAGGCAGGCTGCGACGCGAGCAAGTTCGCCGTGACGAAACCGATCAGATAACacctcctccaccaccgcctccacctcctccttttcCAACGCCCCCATTACCTTCTCCGCCAACTTCTCCGGAACAGCAGAGGTCACTAGCGCACTCACCCGGAGCTTCGAGAGAGGAGACTCCGGCACCTCAAGCACCGATCTCCGGCCAAGATTGGAGGCGCTTGATCCGTAGtgtctgaaggtatgaaaaacggtagaaagggggggtttgaataacgttttcagtataaaacttccaccttaaagattttgacaaatctttcgagaacttaagtgctaaagataagagatagaaaagcacacaaggattttatcctggttcacttgataaatcactcaagctactccagtccacccgttaaggtgatttcttccttcttagaatgaaggcaatccactaatcaggtaagagttacaactgcacttgaaacctacaagtgactaacaattacactgacttagctcacactaagattcactctcttagtcttctctaggatccgatcaaccttgatctcctaaaggaactaaacaaactgttcatcaaagaattgtttacaagagatttgcttctaaaaagctaatagtaaactcaatgaatttcagatgaaagaaaacttagaagatttttgaatatgtcttgcgtatgtgaatgcttctttttttttttctttcagtcttcagcctctttatatactccaaggattagggttgagcgatgcatgggaaatgctaccgttggagggcagttctggaaaatccagcttctgctgtggctgagaacgttaggtaggtcgtcaggaaggtacaatagcttttgtacttggatagcgacgcgacctttaaacctagga from Lotus japonicus ecotype B-129 chromosome 2, LjGifu_v1.2 includes:
- the LOC130736366 gene encoding F-box/kelch-repeat protein At3g23880-like; the protein is MVVSSGESGGINNFVSLNKMQQPKYPTSPPSLSSSSNPPGNPVPQPILPLEIVEEILCRLPVKLLSQLRCVCKSWNSLISDPKFAKKHLPYSHKDFTHFHLLLNFMNPSYENYLLDYFLPSSFNDITPATTYLRYPLINQEYFLSIAGSCDGFLYSTIGRSFIVWNPSIKKSKMLPSLEIPSLGGISTKINHGFGYDHLSDRYNVVSIFHYICDGGRLRNQVHVHTLGSDSWRRIEDFPYVLLLNTFGIFVSGTLNWFALASNDSWAIVSFHLGKESYQEISQPDYGDESLVTKDLTVLRDCLCVVADKKTVSDIWLMKEYGIQESWTKLFRVTCEDPKTHPLVRNDRFRFLDYVDCDLV